One Nicotiana tomentosiformis chromosome 4, ASM39032v3, whole genome shotgun sequence genomic window carries:
- the LOC104092402 gene encoding antifungal protein ginkbilobin-like protein: protein MVSTFRMRVLTTFLIGILEFSYSVRSEELFSKPLDHTCNGDVYDKNGPFADSLYYVLVGLENETPKQGYDYYITSPYPNDALAYGHASCTSNVAYSDCDTCVKLARAYLMTVCGGRIGGQVEFVDCSMRFTPHLQTWTDNLLIMYCEERHSLGTEK, encoded by the exons ATGGTTTCTACTTTTAGGATGAGAGTATTAACCACATTTCTTATTGGAATCTTGGAGTTCAGTTACTCTGTGAGAAGCGAAGAACTATTTAGCAAGCCATTGGACCATACATGCAATGGTGATGTGTATGACAAAAATGGCCCATTTGCAGATAGCTTGTATTATGTTCTTGTAGGGTTAGAGAATGAAACTCCAAAACAAGGTTATGATTACTATATAACCTCTCCTTATCCTAATGATGCTTTAGCTTATGGCCATGCTTCTTGCACCTCAAATGTAGCATATTCAGACTGTGACACTTGTGTAAAGCTTGCAAGAGCTTATTTGATGACTGTTTGTGGTGGTCGTATTGGAGGTCAAGTCGAATTTGTTGATTGTTCAATGAG ATTCACTCCTCACTTGCAGACTTGGACAGATAATCTTCTAATCATGTATTGTGAAGAGCGACACAGTTTGGGAACTGAAAAATAA